Within Desulfofalx alkaliphila DSM 12257, the genomic segment TGCATTCATTTCGGTAATCATGCCGTCGGTAAGAAATTCTTTAAAAAAATCAGCAAGTAAAGTTATGGATCCTTGATAAAGAAAAACCGGTATTGTGGAAAAAATAACGCCTATGCCCATGGTGGAAGTAAATATTATGGCTGAAATGCCGTCCAAGGCTGATTTTGCAAAGAGAATATTTGGCTGTCCAGTCAATCCATCCTCCAAGGCACCCATGATAGCCATTGCCCCCACACAGTAAATGAGACTTGTACTTACAAAGGCCTTTGCTACCATGCCCTGGTTATTTCCGGTTTTACTTTCTAACCAGGTGCCCACCCTTTCTAACCTTTCTTCAATGTCAATATATTCACCTATTATGGCACCCAGGGCTAAACTTAATATAACAATTATTTCATTTTCAGTTTGCCATGCTGTTTTAAGCCCTATTAAAATAACAACCAGGCCTAAACCTTGCATGACAGTGCTTTTTGTTTTCTCTGATATGCCCTTTTTAAATACCATACCAACGGTTACACCTAAAGCAATGGCTGCGACATTTACCACCGTTCCTAGCAATTATAAGCACCTCTTTTGTTATAGTAGAAGGGGTGGAAACCAAGCTCCAGGTCCCCCTTTAAAAGGGGTACGGTCACCTTGCCCCAGCAAAAACCAAAGGTTTAAATCTAAAACAAAATGTTTCACGTGAAACCAATTGGATTGTTTCACGTGAAACATTTTATTCTCTGCCAACAACTAAGTCAATAATTCTGGTAAGATCTTCTTCGCTGTAAAATTCTATTTCTAACTTACCTTTACCCTTTTTACTGCTTTTTATCTGCACTTTGGTTCCCAATATTCTTTGTAGCTGGTCCTGTAAATCCACTAATTCGGGATTTATGCTTTTGCCCTTTCGCGGCTTTTGCTCTCTGTTAAGTTTTTTAACCAGCTGTTCCGTTTCCCTAACTGACAGCTGTTTTTGAGCCACTTCCTTTGCCGCGGCTATTTGTTTATGACTTTCTTCTATGGCAAGGAGGGCCCTGGCGTGCCCGGTACTAATTTCTCCCCTGTTTAACATCATTATTATATTTTCCGATAAGGTCAGTAATCGCAACATATTGGCTATTAAAGACCTGCTTTTGCCAACCCTGTCTGCCACCTGTTCTTGGGTTAAACCAAATTCTTTAATTAAACTTTGATATGCTATGGCTTCTTCGATGGGGTTTAGGTTTTCCCTTTGTAAATTTTCTATCAGTGCAACTTCTGCAGCTTCGCCGTCATTATAAGTGGCTATTACCGCCGGAATAGTTTCCTGGCCTATCATTAGGCAGGCCCGCCATCTTCTTTCACCGGCAATAAGTTGATATCCGGATTTCTCATTTCCCCTCACTACAATTGGTTGTATAAC encodes:
- a CDS encoding DUF554 domain-containing protein; translation: MLGTVVNVAAIALGVTVGMVFKKGISEKTKSTVMQGLGLVVILIGLKTAWQTENEIIVILSLALGAIIGEYIDIEERLERVGTWLESKTGNNQGMVAKAFVSTSLIYCVGAMAIMGALEDGLTGQPNILFAKSALDGISAIIFTSTMGIGVIFSTIPVFLYQGSITLLADFFKEFLTDGMITEMNATGGLLIAAIGINILGIMKVKIGNLLPAIFLAVLFVWITEKILVG
- a CDS encoding ParB/RepB/Spo0J family partition protein, yielding MTKKRGLGRGLQALIPNYSDEEKKTLKNILVTDIKPNPKQPRKEIDKEKLSELAKSIKEHGVIQPIVVRGNEKSGYQLIAGERRWRACLMIGQETIPAVIATYNDGEAAEVALIENLQRENLNPIEEAIAYQSLIKEFGLTQEQVADRVGKSRSLIANMLRLLTLSENIIMMLNRGEISTGHARALLAIEESHKQIAAAKEVAQKQLSVRETEQLVKKLNREQKPRKGKSINPELVDLQDQLQRILGTKVQIKSSKKGKGKLEIEFYSEEDLTRIIDLVVGRE